In Penaeus vannamei isolate JL-2024 chromosome 4, ASM4276789v1, whole genome shotgun sequence, a single window of DNA contains:
- the SAK gene encoding serine/threonine-protein kinase PLK4, whose translation MNKKNEIGGTIQEYDVGEQLGRGGFATVYRARCRNTGRDVAIKKINKSEIAAGGLINRVRQEVTIHSKLNHPAILKLYAFFEDQSFVYLVLELCSRGELQKHIKSLRRVLNEDEAREYLSQVVAGMLYLHSQSIMHRDLTLSNLLLDNNGRVKIADFGLATQLRRPDDRHMTMCGTPNYISPEVATRSSHGLESDVWSLGCMLFIMLVGHPPFDGEGVKESIFTRVVIGDYKIPSYVTANARSLISECLKKNPRERIKLQAIPHHPFMAVGGKTDISRTSDSGLYTMTTVATTQHTRPPLTTISESDLSDTESSGSENRQGGHHHRLPYLRHPPSPPIRMKSNPKDLLPPNAGVIDTLKRKFTPLPSLQRGDFGHSNMPMPPLIRRERDVSEERQKHQLMYSQKQSSHSDDRSDSSQYSSSHMSDEAYHYHSGEKRSSRTRDHSASRSQDYHSAGRSPSRRERSHERYGSAHREVSDNYRIHSDTEEAKERGGHPRSRSKQRSYCQDYPQKSEKGNRDAYHSEERKEHYRYGRPSERHDERPHREHSGHRHRESSKDRYSERNRDDEYQRNRSRERHQHYHSEKTNRRRDEEPYNQKTHPCCESSQHRSWCKQKGRNDSEKNVSNYERSRYTSRCENDRYGASDRVHVPSQHRHTQHEQPVRAEGSSSRDINILGDLAPVKNSVQSKKDSEDARPGHGGTVHEQHPVTPTKRKPDLNCQTLKQQVSPLSSRRLKPIRQRTKNAFLNILENGEICLEFLRNMKGQEVVADVCRISPDGMRIVLYQPNGGSGLQPGSAPPPLPTEGADSIYGYENLPAKHWKKYVYAARFVKVVKAKTPKITYYSDQAKCLLMENSPDPDCEAIFYHGTKITKSGKNVMLTETTGVVHKIPQPSGHHNLPEQLQPIYLHFKQIHEHCLYLERVLSEVVEKTGLGCFPIIVGRKPASVSATPPSSARSSSSPREDKENLSPVSVQSYKLPRNVAAQLGSFEGSVASVQVEGNFVPRLRAPLNPHIPRNDSKGTTGSSKHSVSRVYVHNIGWASQDEEGQVSVEYLDGTQLQVSSNSPKVVFTDASGVSATYSSNDKLPLSVQQKLSQMQVVLTSLARPTDSSATPRLTHPVGLR comes from the exons atgaacaaaaagaacgAGATTGGAGGTACCATACAG GAGTATGATGTAGGAGAACAGTTAGGAAGGGGTGGCTTTGCCACTGTGTACAGAGCACGATGCAGAAACACAGGAAGGGATGTGGCTATTAAAAAG ATCAACAAGAGTGAAATAGCTGCTGGTGGACTCATAAACCGCGTTCGACAGGAGGTGACCATCCATTCCAAGCTGAATCATCCAGCAATACTCAAGCTGTATGCATTCTTCGAGGACCAGAGCTTTGTTTACCTTGTGTTAGAGCTGTGCTCTAGAGGCGAGCTTCAGAAGCATATCAAAAGTCTGAGAAGAGTCTTAAATGAAGATGAAG CTCGTGAATATCTCAGTCAGGTGGTGGCAGGGATGCTGTACCTCCATTCCCAGTCCATCATGCACAGAGATCTTACATTGTCTAATCTCTTACTTGACAATAATGGTAGGGTTAAAATTGCCGATTTTGGACTTGCAACACAATTGCGCCGCCCGGATGACCGACACATGACAATGTGTGGAACACCCAACTATATAAG TCCTGAAGTAGCCACCCGCAGTTCCCACGGCCTCGAGTCTGACGTGTGGAGCCTAGGGTGCATGCTCTTCATAATGCTTGTGGGACATCCACCCTTcgatggggagggagtgaaggaatcAATATTCACGCGGGTGGTAATTGGTGATTACAAG ATCCCAAGTTATGTGACAGCAAATGCCCGTTCCCTTATTTCGGAGTGTCTCAAGAAGAATCCAAGAGAGAGGATCAAGCTTCAGGCCATCCCCCATCATCCCTTCATGGCAGTTGGAGGCAAAACTGACATCTCAAGAACATCAGATAGTGGACTATACACTATGACTACTGTGGCCACCACACAGCACACACGACCTCCTTTGACGACCATTTCTGAGAGTGATTTGTCAGATACAGAGTCgagtggatcagagaacagacaagGAGGGCATCATCATAGGTTGCCTTACCTCAGGCACCCTCCATCGCCTCCAATTCGAATGAAGTCCAA ccCAAAAGACTTACTTCCACCAAATGCTGGGGTGATAGATACCCTGAAAAGAAAATTCACCCCATTACCTTCACTGCAAAGAGGAGATTTTGGTCATTCTAATATGCCAATGCCTCCTCTGATTAGACGAGAACGAGATGTTTCAGAGGAGAGACAAAAGCACCAACTGATGTACAGCCAGAAGCAGTCATCTCATAGTGACGATCGTTCTGACTCCTCTCAGTATTCCTCCTCACACATGAGTGATGAagcttatcattaccattcaggCGAGAAGAGAAGCAGCAGGACCAGGGATCACAGTGCAAGCAGAAGTCAAGACTATCATTCTGCAGGCAGAAGTCCAAGCAGAAGAGAGAGGTCCCATGAGCGCTATGGTAGTGCCCACAGGGAAGTGTCAGATAATTACAGAATTCACAGTGACACcgaagaagcaaaggagagaggaggtcaTCCACGTAGCAGGTCAAAACAGAGAAGCTACTGCCAAGATTATCCTCAGAAGTCAGAAAAAGGCAACAGGGATGCTTACCAttcagaggaaaggaaagagcatTACCGCTATGGACGGCCTTCAGAAAGACATGATGAAAGGCCCCATAGAGAACATTCTGGTCATAGACATAGAGAATCATCCAAAGATAGGTATAGTGAAAGAAACCGAGATGATGAATACCAAAGAAATAGATCAAGAGAGAGACATCAGCATTATCACAGTGAGAAAACTAacaggagaagggatgaggaaccATATAACCAGAAGACTCACCCGTGTTGTGAGAGTTCACAACATAGATCCTGGTGTAAGCAAAAAGGACGTAATGATTCAGAAAAGAATGTATCTAACTATGAAAGAAGTAGATACACTAGTAGATGTGAAAATGACAGATATGGTGCAAGTGACAGAGTCCATGTTCCAAGTCAGCATAGGCACACACAACATGAACAACCAGTCAGAGCTGAGGGGTCATCATCTCGTGATATAAATATCCTGGGTGACCTTGCCCCTGTTAAGAATTCAGTTCAATCTAAGAAGGACAGTGAAGATGCAAGACCAGGCCATGGTGGCACAGTGCATGAACAGCATCCTGTAACTCCAACAAAAAGGAAACCAGATTTGAACTGCCAGACTCTTAAGCAGCaagtttctcctctttcatcaagAAGGCTGAAGCCTATCCGTCAGCGCACTAAGAATGCCTTTCTAAATATATTGGAGAATGGCGAAATATGCTTAGAATTCCTTCGCAATATGAAAGGACAAGAAGTTGTTGCTGATGTTTGCAGGATATCACCAGATGGAATGAGG ATTGTCCTTTACCAACCAAATGGAGGTTCTGGGTTACAGCCTGGAAGTGCACCTCCACCATTGCCGACAGAAGGGGCAGATTCCATTTATGGCTACGAAAACCTTCCAGCTAAGCATTGGAAGAAATACGTTTATGCTGCCAG ATTTGTGAAGGTAGTGAAGGCAAAGACTCCTAAGATTACCTACTACAGTGATCAAGCCAAATGTTTACTGATGGAGAACTCACCTGATCCTGACTGTGAAGCAATCTTTTATCatg GTACAAAAATCACAAAGAGTGGGAAGAATGTGATGTTAACAGAAACAACTGGGGTAGTACACAAAATACCACAGCCATCTGGACACCATAACCTACCTGAGCAGCTTCAGCCGATTTACCTGCACTTCAAACAG ATCCATGAGCACTGCCTGTATTTAGAAAGAGTTCTCTCAGAGGTTGTTGAAAAGACCGGTCTGGGTTGCTTTCCCATCATTGTAGGACGTAAGCCTGCATCGGTATCAGCAACTCCTCCTAGCAGTGCTCGCAGTTCTTCTAGCCcacgagaagataaagaaaacctTTCACCAGTGTCTGTGCAGTCATACAAATTACCAAGAAATGTTGCAGCACAG CTTGGGTCATTTGAGGGCTCTGTTGCAAGTGTTCAGGTCGAAGGAAACTTCGTCCCTCGACTCCGTGCACCACTGAATCCCCACATCCCTCGAAATGACTCCAAAGGAACAACGGGCTCTTCAAAACATTCTGTCTCTCGAGTCTATGTTCACAACATTGGCTGGGCATCACAG GATGAAGAGGGACAGGTATCAGTGGAATACCTTGATGGAACACAGCTGCAGGTCAGCAGCAACTCGCCAAAGGTGGTCTTCACTGATGCATCTGGAGTCTCAGCCACATACTCAAGCAATGACAAGTTGCCGCTCTCTGTGCAGCAGAAGCTTTCCCAGATGCAGGTTGTGCTGACATCCCTTGCCAGGCCAACTGACTCCTCTGCCACTCCAAGACTTACTCACCCTGTTGGCCTTAGATAG